The DNA region TCGCCGCCGAGTTGGACGACGTCAGGGTCGTATGCGTCGACCAGAGTGTCGAGCTGCTTCCCGTCGGGGGAGGTCAGCAAGACGGGATGGCCGCCGCGCAGGGCGGCCAGGTAGGTGACCACGCTGTCGAGGTCGTTGCCCGCCGCGACCAGCACAAGCCGCCGGGTTGATCCCAGCACCTCGCCCACCGACGCCACGCGGGAAGCCAACGCGCGATAGGTCAGCGAGCCGGAGGGGGTGACGACCGCGATCCGGTCACCGAAGTCGGCCAACGAGTGGACGAACGGCACGCCGAGGCGTTCAGGCGCGCTGACTGTCTCCACTGGTCATCCTTGGCTTCGAGCGGTCCCCAGCCAAGTGAGCATAGGCTAACCAACCTTGCAGGTCACCCGTCATCCGGGTCACAGATCATCCGAGCCTGCGCTCCGGATAACCGAGCTCGACATCGCTGACGTCATCGAGCGCCGCACGGATCGCGGGCGGCAGCTCCAGCTCCTCGGCCACCAGCGACCCGAGCAGTTGCGCGGTGTCACGCGCGCCCACGATCGGCGCCACCACCCCCGGCCGGTCGCGCACCCACGCCAGCGCCACGGCCAGCGGCGAGGTGCCCAACCCGTCGGCCGCGGTGACCACCGCCTGCACGATCCGCGACGCCCGGTCCGTCCGGTGGTGGTCGACATACGGCGCGAACGCGGCCGACGCGCCGCGCGAGTCCGCCGGGGTGCTGTTGCGGTACTTGCCCGTCAAAACCCCGCGGCCCAGCGGCGCCCACGGCAAGATGCCCAGGCCGTGATGGTCGGCGGCCGCGACCACCTCACGCTCGATGCCGCGCTCCAGCAGCGAGTACTCGACCTGGGTGCTGACCAGCGGCGCCGCACCCGCCGTCGCCGACTGGCGGCTCGCTGCGGTGGCGGTCTGCCAGCCGGTGTAGTTCGAGATGCCCGCGTAGCGGACCTTCCCGCTGCGCACCGCGGCGTCCACCGCGCACAGCGTCTCCTCCAGCGGCACCGACGGATCCCACGCGTGCAGCTGCCACAGGTCGACATGGTCGGTGTCAAGCCGGATCAGCGACTGCTCCAGCGCGCTCAGCAGCGCACCCCGCGACGCGCCGCCGCCGAACGGCCCATCGGTGCGGCGGGCGACCGCCTTGGTGGCCAACACCACGCTTTCGCGCGGCATCACGTCATCGAGCAAGGTGCCCAGGACACGTTCGGACTCGCCGTCGCAGTAGACGTCGGCGGTGTCGACCAAGGTGCCGCCGACGTCGACGAACGCGGTCAGCTGGCTGGCGGCCTCATCCGGCTCGGTGTCCCCGCCCCAGGTCATCGTCCCTAGCGCCATCCGGGACACCCGCAGCCCACTGCGCCCGACCTGTCGTTGCTCCACTGGCCCGCCTCCCCGGAATTCTTACGGTGGGTCACCGTGGTCATACAACCATGCGTCGTCCTGCTACCCGGGTCGACTGCCATCACGGTCCCCTTAGGTCGCTGTTCGCGGAGTTCCCCTGGCCCAAATGGCTACTGGCAAGTAATGTCGCGGCGTGCGACTTGGACTGAACATGGGTTACTGGGGTGCGGGCAACGACTCGGCGAATCTCGAACTGGCCAAGGAGGCCGACCGGCTCGGCTACTCGGTGGCCTGGGTCGCCGAGGCCTACGGCAGCGACGCGCCGACCGTGCTGGCCTGGGTCGCCGCCCAGACCGAACGCATCGACGTCGGCAGCGCGATCCTGCAGATCCCGGCGCGGCGCCCGACCA from Alloactinosynnema sp. L-07 includes:
- a CDS encoding aldo/keto reductase is translated as MEQRQVGRSGLRVSRMALGTMTWGGDTEPDEAASQLTAFVDVGGTLVDTADVYCDGESERVLGTLLDDVMPRESVVLATKAVARRTDGPFGGGASRGALLSALEQSLIRLDTDHVDLWQLHAWDPSVPLEETLCAVDAAVRSGKVRYAGISNYTGWQTATAASRQSATAGAAPLVSTQVEYSLLERGIEREVVAAADHHGLGILPWAPLGRGVLTGKYRNSTPADSRGASAAFAPYVDHHRTDRASRIVQAVVTAADGLGTSPLAVALAWVRDRPGVVAPIVGARDTAQLLGSLVAEELELPPAIRAALDDVSDVELGYPERRLG